The Mesorhizobium sp. M3A.F.Ca.ET.080.04.2.1 genome contains the following window.
GCTCAGCCACTGGAAGTCAATCAAGAACGTCTGAAACCTCCAGGTTCATCAATATCCCATTCGATGGTCAGATGCGGCCTTGAACTCGTCCGCCGTTGACTCCACAGTCGCCGCCCATCAGGGAGGAATAGCCATGCCGGGTTTCGCGGGACGCTTTGCCGGACGGAGGGCGATCATCACAGGCGGTGCCTCGGGCATCGGCTTGGCGGTGGCGCAACGGATCGTCGAGGAAGGCGGCCGCGTCTCGGTGTGGGATCGCGATCCGGCCCTTGTCGAAGAGGCAAGAGCAGGCGGGCTGGAGGCCGCCGTCGTCGACGTCGCCGATGCAGCCGCGGTCGACGGCGCGGCACGGGAGACGATCGCGCGCCTCGGAGCCGTCGACATCCTCGTCACCAGCGCGGCGATCACCGGGCCGAATCTGACCGCATGGGACTATCCGCTGGAGGACTGGCGCCGGGTCATCGACATCAATCTCAACGGCGTCTTCCACTGCAACAAGGCCCTCGTTCCGCACATGATCGAGCGCAACTATGGCAGGATCGTCAACATCGCCTCGATCGCCGGCAAGGAAGGAAACCCCAACGCTTCGGCCTACAGCACGTCCAAAGCGGCGGTGATCGGGTTTACGAAATCGCTGGGCAAAGAACTGGCCAAGACCAATGTAACGGTGAACTGCGTGACGCCGGCGGCGGTGCGAACCGCGATCTTCCAGCAGATGACGCAGCAGCACATCGACTTCATGCTGTCCAAGATACCTATGGCACGGTTCGGCGAAGTCGCCGAAGTCGCGGCGCTGATCACGTGGATCGCGTCGGAGGAATGTTCCTTCACGACTGGCGCGGTCTTCGACATCTCGG
Protein-coding sequences here:
- a CDS encoding SDR family NAD(P)-dependent oxidoreductase; translated protein: MPGFAGRFAGRRAIITGGASGIGLAVAQRIVEEGGRVSVWDRDPALVEEARAGGLEAAVVDVADAAAVDGAARETIARLGAVDILVTSAAITGPNLTAWDYPLEDWRRVIDINLNGVFHCNKALVPHMIERNYGRIVNIASIAGKEGNPNASAYSTSKAAVIGFTKSLGKELAKTNVTVNCVTPAAVRTAIFQQMTQQHIDFMLSKIPMARFGEVAEVAALITWIASEECSFTTGAVFDISGGRATY